The following nucleotide sequence is from Peribacillus sp. ACCC06369.
GCTTGTTGCTAATGACTGCCGTACTGCTTGCTCCATTTTCATTAAGATCCTCAATAAGGGGCTTAATGACGACTAAATGATTATAGACGGCTTCCCTTGCCGTTTTATTACCAGCCAGATGAAGTGCCAGGAATGGAGAAGCCTTATAGTATAAAGAGGACATGGTGCGTCCCTCAGATGATTTCGTGAGAACTTCATCTCTAAACACGCGGAGTGTTTTCAACATGGATTCTCCCGTTTTCTTATCGTTTACACTCAATTCAACCGGGCATGATTCGAGATTTTCCCCTTCGTCCCCGGCAGATGGTGGCAATGTCACTGAATGGGCATTGATGGAGTATTCAGCTACATTTTCCGCATCCGGTAGAGGATTTCCTTCATCATCCGTATCGCCGAAATATTCAACTTTAACATAATATGTGCCGTCCCAAGCATATGGGAAATCGACTACAGCTTTTTCATCAGGATAAGAAGAGACAAAATAATTGCTCTCATCTTTTTCTGCTTTTTCTTTATCTTGATATACGGAAATATTCAAGATTTTATCCGAATTGACTTCGAACTCAATATGGGAGAATTTTTGTATTTCTTCTTGTGTGGGACTGATTTGATACCATTGAACACCCGGCTTTTCAAACTTCCCGTCCAAAGTGTCCCCATTTTTAATCGTATTTACATTTTCAATAGGTGTTACAGCTGCAGCTTGAGAATTTTGTGGAACCAAGCTGAAAATCAGTGCAAAAATAAGCACAAACACCGTAATTCGACTCACATTCTTAAATTTCACAGTTCCGCCTCCAATATTTGGTTATAAAATAACAGTACTATACCAAACTATCACACTGTATAATTTTATCAACCAATTTTTTCCCTTTTTTATGAGAAATGCTTGATATAATTGGACAGCGAGCAGAAAAATGATTCTCCTGTACCAATTAAGCAAGATATTTGAGCTCCGATCGACACCTTATAAGGATTGTTGATGCCAAAATTTGATAGATTCATCGTTAATGGACTTAAATCGGTGAAAATCCTAACATGACCTAATTCCTAAGTTCCGCCAATGCCCGCGAAAAAAAAAGCTGTCCCAGCATTAAAACATGCGGAACAGCTCTCATTCGATTTCGTTAGTTTGCGACGATATTGACTAATTTACCTGGTACAGCAATGACTTTACGGATGGTTTTCCCATCGATTTGTTCTTTGATGGAATCATCACCCATCGCAATTTCTTCCAACTTTTCTTTCGTAGTGTCAGTCGGCACCATTAATTTCGTTTTGACTTTTCCGTTGATTTGGATGACGATTTCGACTTCGTTATCCACTAACTTCGCTTCGTCGAACGCCGGCCATGTTCCGTATGTGATGCTCTCGGAATGGCCTAGTTTAGACCAAAGCTCTTCGGCGATATGCGGTGCAACCGGTGCAAGCAATTTGACGAAGCCTTCGATATATACTTTAGGAAGCGAATCGGCTTTATAAGCATCATTGATGAAAACCATCAATTGTGAAATCGCCGTATTGAATTTCAATTCTTCATAATTCTCGGTCACTTTTTTAACTGTTTGATGATAGACTTTTTCAAGCTTGCCCGTGTCATCCGTTTCGGTCATCTTATCTGTGATCGAACCGTCTTCGTTGACTAATAAACGCCAAATGCGGTCAAGGAATCTGCGGGAACCGTCCAATCCGTTTGTAGACCAGGCAATCGAAGCATCCAATGGTCCCATGAACATTTCGTACATGCGAAGTGTATCTGCACCATGGCTTTCAACGATATCATCCGGGTTCACGACATTCCCTTTTGATTTACTCATTTTTTCATTATTCTCGCCAAGGATCATCCCTTGGTTAAATAGGTTTTGGAAAGGTTCCTTCGTTGGCACAACACCGATATCGTATAGGAATTTATGCCAGAAACGAGCGTAAAGCAAGTGAAGCACCGCATGCTCAGCGCCGCCAATATAAATGTCGACCGGCATCCATTCTTTTAATTTTTCAGGATCTGCGAGTGCTTCCTTGTTGTCCGGATCGATATAACGAAGGAAGTACCAGCTGCTGCCTGCCCATTGTGGCATCGTATTTGTCTCACGGCGCCCTTTTCGTCCGTTTTCATCCGTTACGTTCACCCATTCCGTAATGTTCGCAAGTGGTGATTCGCCCGTACCCGAAGGCTTGATGTCCGTAGCTTTCGGTAAAATCAATGGAAGTTCTTCTTCCTTCACTGCAGACATCGTGCCGTCTTCCCAATGAATGATTGGAATCGGTTCACCCCAGTAACGTTGACGGCTGAATAACCAGTCGCGAAGACGGTAAGTTATTTTCTTCGTGCCGATTTCTTTTTCTTCCAGCCATTTGATCATGGTTGAAATGCCTTCTTCT
It contains:
- the leuS gene encoding leucine--tRNA ligase; this translates as MSFDHRSIETKWQQYWEGNKTFKTGEESGKRKFYALDMFPYPSGAGLHVGHPEGYTASDILARMKRAQGYNVLHPIGWDAFGLPAEQYAIDTGNDPAEFTEHNINTFRRQIKALGFSYDWDREINTTDPDYYKWTQWIFLKLYEKGLAYIDEVAVNWCPALGTVLANEEVIDGKSERGGHPVERRPMKQWMLRITAYADRLIDDLNDVDWPENIKDMQRNWIGRSEGAEVTFNIDGFEDTFTVFTTRPDTLFGATYAVLAPEHHFVDKITTADQRSAVDAYLDEVKHKSDLERTDLAKDKSGVFTGAYAINPVNGEKMPIWIADYVLISYGTGAIMAVPAHDERDYEFAVKFNLPIKEVVAGGDVTSEAYTGDGLHVNSEFLDGLNKEEGISTMIKWLEEKEIGTKKITYRLRDWLFSRQRYWGEPIPIIHWEDGTMSAVKEEELPLILPKATDIKPSGTGESPLANITEWVNVTDENGRKGRRETNTMPQWAGSSWYFLRYIDPDNKEALADPEKLKEWMPVDIYIGGAEHAVLHLLYARFWHKFLYDIGVVPTKEPFQNLFNQGMILGENNEKMSKSKGNVVNPDDIVESHGADTLRMYEMFMGPLDASIAWSTNGLDGSRRFLDRIWRLLVNEDGSITDKMTETDDTGKLEKVYHQTVKKVTENYEELKFNTAISQLMVFINDAYKADSLPKVYIEGFVKLLAPVAPHIAEELWSKLGHSESITYGTWPAFDEAKLVDNEVEIVIQINGKVKTKLMVPTDTTKEKLEEIAMGDDSIKEQIDGKTIRKVIAVPGKLVNIVAN